The Neobacillus sp. OS1-2 genome includes a window with the following:
- a CDS encoding substrate-binding domain-containing protein has protein sequence MNFKKLASTAFITITSVAVMAACSSPSRSTSASTSTALKKGDLVGISMPTKADQRWNVDGANLVKDLKKAGFKTKLAYANNSPSQQSNDINNLVSAGAKAIVVAAVDGTAVGPAVEQAESQGGVVVSYDRLVMNTKAVDYYVTFDLERTGILEANTIIDKLDLKGNGGKTEPLNIALFAGSDDDNNAPYFFKGAWDLLKPYFQSGQLVDPSGLVTKDTTDADWKKISVHAWDQTQAQKQMDAFMTKLGDKPLAAVLSPYDAISLGVMKSIKNARPDMSPSIPYSASNQQNKSAWPVITGQDGMDIAITNIEHGAQAQTVFKNVALLADQTTSILTQIADGKKPKSSDAPMNNGKKEVQTWLLMSDELVKNPTGEQKGLHYEVEAGFITESQYQKDISAPIIK, from the coding sequence ATGAACTTTAAAAAGTTAGCAAGTACCGCCTTTATAACTATTACTAGTGTTGCAGTAATGGCAGCTTGTAGCAGTCCTAGCCGTAGTACTTCAGCATCAACAAGTACCGCGCTTAAAAAAGGTGATTTGGTTGGTATTTCAATGCCTACTAAAGCTGATCAGCGTTGGAATGTTGATGGTGCCAATTTGGTTAAGGATCTCAAAAAAGCAGGATTCAAGACTAAGCTCGCGTATGCAAATAACAGCCCATCACAGCAGTCAAATGATATCAACAATCTGGTTTCTGCTGGTGCAAAGGCAATTGTCGTTGCAGCAGTTGATGGCACTGCTGTTGGACCGGCGGTTGAGCAGGCAGAATCACAAGGCGGCGTTGTCGTTTCTTATGACCGCTTAGTAATGAATACCAAGGCCGTAGATTATTATGTGACTTTCGATCTTGAACGCACTGGTATCCTTGAGGCAAATACCATTATAGATAAGCTTGATTTGAAGGGTAACGGTGGTAAGACTGAACCCCTAAACATTGCACTTTTTGCTGGTTCGGATGATGATAACAATGCACCTTACTTCTTCAAGGGGGCTTGGGATTTACTAAAGCCTTACTTCCAGTCAGGCCAATTGGTTGATCCATCAGGTCTTGTAACCAAAGACACTACAGATGCAGATTGGAAGAAGATCTCTGTTCACGCATGGGATCAAACCCAAGCACAAAAACAAATGGATGCATTTATGACCAAGCTTGGAGATAAGCCACTCGCCGCTGTCCTTTCTCCATATGATGCCATCTCACTAGGTGTTATGAAGTCAATCAAGAATGCACGTCCTGATATGTCTCCATCTATTCCATACTCTGCTTCAAACCAGCAGAACAAATCTGCATGGCCAGTCATAACCGGCCAGGATGGTATGGATATCGCGATCACCAACATTGAGCACGGTGCACAGGCACAGACTGTCTTCAAGAATGTTGCCCTACTCGCAGATCAGACAACGTCAATCTTGACTCAGATCGCTGATGGCAAGAAGCCGAAATCATCTGATGCTCCTATGAACAATGGTAAGAAAGAAGTGCAAACTTGGCTGTTAATGTCAGATGAATTAGTTAAGAACCCAACAGGTGAACAAAAAGGTTTACATTATGAAGTTGAGGCAGGATTCATCACCGAATCACAATATCAGAAAGATATCTCTGCTCCGATTATTAAGTAG
- a CDS encoding NAD(P)H-dependent oxidoreductase yields the protein MKTLLINAHPDFTNHNHFSVQLQDKFIDKYKNEFPDNVLTIINLYDLDIPRIEADGLLAIWNKQQSDIALNPTEAMIGKQSAALLTQFKDYHRIVISTPLHNFNITSRLKDYMDNILIARETFKYTESGSVGLMTDDYRLLLLQASGGIYTNNDRYTALDFAPNYLKEMFTNVMGFSQFDLVRAQGTDILSADKVWERANLNLDKAFSHFYEK from the coding sequence ATGAAAACTTTACTTATTAACGCCCATCCTGATTTTACAAACCACAATCACTTTTCTGTCCAATTGCAAGATAAATTTATTGATAAGTATAAGAATGAATTCCCAGACAATGTACTGACAATCATTAATCTTTATGATTTGGATATTCCAAGAATTGAAGCAGATGGATTACTTGCTATTTGGAATAAACAACAGTCTGACATAGCACTAAATCCAACTGAAGCAATGATTGGCAAACAATCTGCTGCATTATTGACACAATTCAAGGACTATCATCGTATCGTCATTTCAACGCCGCTGCATAATTTTAACATTACATCTCGACTAAAAGACTACATGGATAACATCCTCATCGCTCGTGAAACGTTTAAATACACAGAATCTGGCTCTGTGGGACTGATGACTGATGACTATCGATTGCTTCTACTGCAAGCTTCAGGTGGTATCTATACTAATAACGACCGTTATACTGCATTAGATTTTGCCCCAAATTATCTAAAAGAGATGTTTACTAATGTCATGGGTTTTAGCCAGTTTGATTTGGTTCGCGCTCAAGGAACGGATATCTTGTCTGCTGATAAGGTGTGGGAGCGTGCGAATCTAAATCTTGATAAAGCGTTTAGCCATTTTTACGAAAAATAA
- a CDS encoding WYL domain-containing protein, protein MKKAERLNQELIFLSNKHEFQLKDLMKEFHISKRTALRDIEELARMGLPYYTESGRYGGYKLINQTLLPPVYFNNDEIRAIFFALNALNLLSSTPFEKSYAHIRQKLFATLPKSQQEYLDRMLEVVRYYGVAPINPPEYLALILTAIMEEKIVRMIYSQYEIINIDLQIYELFYRNGIWFCSAYEVNQEMWGTYRCDYMSECELLEEMEHTYSHRELKKFQEDHENNYHNIPFRARLTSFGKELFLKHHYPNMVLEEKDGISYLTGGYNETELDYMTHYLCSYGKHVKIEFPEQLKESYLQQLEEIKAQYL, encoded by the coding sequence ATGAAAAAAGCAGAACGACTCAATCAAGAACTTATTTTTTTGAGCAATAAACACGAATTCCAATTGAAAGATTTGATGAAAGAATTCCATATTTCTAAAAGAACGGCACTAAGAGATATTGAAGAATTGGCTAGGATGGGGTTGCCTTATTATACAGAAAGCGGCAGATATGGGGGTTATAAATTAATTAACCAAACCTTGCTACCTCCAGTTTATTTTAACAATGACGAGATTCGAGCTATTTTTTTCGCATTGAACGCCCTAAACCTTCTCTCAAGCACACCTTTTGAAAAATCATATGCCCATATCCGACAGAAATTATTTGCTACTTTACCTAAGAGTCAGCAAGAATATCTTGATAGGATGCTTGAGGTGGTTCGGTATTATGGTGTTGCTCCAATTAATCCGCCAGAATATCTTGCACTCATCTTAACTGCTATTATGGAAGAAAAAATTGTTCGAATGATATATTCTCAATATGAAATAATTAACATTGATTTGCAGATCTATGAATTGTTTTATCGCAATGGCATTTGGTTTTGTAGTGCTTATGAGGTAAATCAAGAAATGTGGGGAACATATCGCTGTGATTATATGTCTGAGTGCGAACTTCTTGAAGAAATGGAACATACCTACTCACATAGAGAACTGAAGAAATTTCAAGAGGATCACGAAAATAATTACCATAACATCCCTTTTCGCGCTCGATTAACTTCGTTTGGAAAAGAGCTATTTTTAAAGCATCATTATCCAAATATGGTGCTAGAAGAGAAAGATGGTATCTCTTATCTGACTGGTGGCTATAATGAAACTGAGCTCGACTATATGACGCATTATCTTTGTTCATATGGAAAACATGTAAAGATTGAATTTCCAGAACAGCTCAAGGAAAGTTATCTCCAACAACTTGAAGAAATAAAGGCACAATATCTGTGA
- a CDS encoding spore germination protein: MANTPNNNNCPNYNRIKYILNQSPDLLCRTIEVAGICLEVVFMKNLIKNATVNEYVIKFIQQLPKKDITHSYLMKNIPIDEVKIDFKEQEVISSLLNGFVYIYLLKENKALLVNCANPIERSIEKAETESLVYGPKISFTESLSSNIKIIRQNLNNSNLCTDELEIGERVKKKLRIIYIKDITDEDILKTLKQKLETITTDDIIDSSVLAQCLEDNHYSFFPQFIMTELPDRFLYSILNGRVGILLDRSPVAIIGPANFFSFFESTEDIYLRWPLSTFIRFIRFLAMAGSLLFTAFYVAILTYHFELIPSKLLIVIGQSRSQVPFPPLLEAILMELLIELLREAGARLPSKVGQTMGIVGGIVIGQATVEAGLTSNILIIIVAFSALGAFSAPIYEMGTAIRITRFPFIILAGVWGINGIVIGVCVLVVHLLKLTSLNRPYLAPLYPFRIKDLKYFLIRLPHHFYRKRPVVNRPLNVFRIGWKFKKTENDLDEF, translated from the coding sequence ATGGCAAACACACCAAATAACAATAACTGCCCAAATTATAATAGAATTAAATATATCCTCAACCAATCACCAGATTTACTTTGCAGGACAATTGAGGTCGCTGGAATTTGTCTGGAAGTTGTCTTTATGAAAAATTTAATTAAGAATGCAACAGTTAATGAATACGTTATTAAATTCATTCAACAGCTGCCAAAAAAAGATATCACCCATTCTTATTTAATGAAGAATATCCCTATTGACGAGGTAAAGATTGACTTTAAGGAACAAGAAGTTATTTCTTCACTTTTAAATGGATTCGTTTATATTTACTTATTAAAAGAAAATAAAGCCCTTTTAGTAAATTGTGCTAATCCAATTGAAAGATCCATCGAGAAAGCAGAAACTGAATCCTTGGTATACGGCCCTAAAATTTCGTTTACAGAATCATTGTCTTCTAATATAAAAATTATCAGACAAAATCTAAATAATTCTAATTTGTGTACGGATGAATTAGAAATAGGAGAACGTGTTAAGAAGAAATTAAGAATTATTTACATTAAAGATATAACGGATGAAGACATACTAAAAACACTTAAGCAGAAGCTTGAAACTATTACAACTGATGATATAATTGACAGTTCAGTTTTGGCACAGTGTCTTGAAGATAATCATTATTCCTTTTTTCCTCAGTTTATCATGACAGAGCTGCCCGATCGATTTCTCTATTCTATTTTAAATGGACGAGTTGGTATCCTTTTAGATCGAAGCCCAGTGGCTATTATTGGACCTGCTAATTTTTTTTCGTTTTTTGAATCAACAGAAGATATTTATTTACGCTGGCCTTTAAGTACTTTCATAAGATTTATACGGTTCTTGGCTATGGCTGGATCACTGCTATTTACAGCATTCTATGTTGCAATCCTTACCTATCACTTTGAACTTATACCATCTAAATTGTTAATTGTCATTGGGCAATCACGTTCACAAGTTCCTTTTCCCCCTTTACTAGAAGCAATATTAATGGAATTATTAATTGAATTACTTAGAGAGGCAGGGGCACGTCTTCCATCAAAAGTAGGTCAAACAATGGGGATTGTTGGAGGGATTGTTATTGGTCAAGCAACTGTTGAGGCTGGCTTAACTAGCAATATTTTAATTATTATCGTGGCATTTAGTGCATTAGGGGCCTTTTCAGCTCCAATTTATGAGATGGGGACTGCTATAAGAATTACCAGATTTCCCTTCATTATTCTAGCAGGTGTTTGGGGTATTAATGGGATTGTGATTGGCGTCTGTGTACTGGTTGTCCACTTGTTAAAGTTGACATCCTTAAATAGACCTTATCTTGCACCTCTATACCCGTTTAGGATAAAGGATTTAAAATACTTTCTCATACGGCTTCCACACCATTTTTATAGGAAACGTCCTGTTGTCAATCGTCCATTAAACGTATTCCGGATAGGATGGAAATTTAAAAAAACAGAAAACGATTTAGATGAATTTTGA
- a CDS encoding GerAB/ArcD/ProY family transporter: protein MKSNISFVNAYIAFFIIHTSQIGMGILGVPRIVFLEAKQDAWISVLLSGLFISVIIWMIISILGKYENCNLYEIHENLFGRFIGSIINTFMVIYFIAALYSIIIAYVELSLTWGYEGVDEWVGVLVLLLVTIYAVSGGFRVIAGTCFLSFLMTIWLVFVFYQPLESINFTRILPVMSATPAQIMKGVFKTSFTMLGFETLFFIFPFIKEKKKLLFFSQLAIWSTTLIVFITTVISILFFSPKELEIHIWPVVSMISTVHFPFLERFEFIAVPLWILVIFPNLCLYLFISTKGVKQIFHLKQKHGIWVISIIIFITSFFVTKRVDNNLFFNQVGHVGFYLWFIYPILLYSISNIKSKLFSHS from the coding sequence ATGAAATCAAATATTAGTTTTGTAAACGCCTATATTGCTTTCTTTATCATTCACACTTCACAAATCGGAATGGGCATACTTGGCGTCCCTAGAATTGTTTTTCTTGAAGCTAAGCAAGATGCCTGGATCAGTGTTCTACTATCTGGACTATTCATTAGTGTTATCATTTGGATGATAATTAGCATCCTTGGTAAATATGAAAACTGTAATCTTTATGAAATACACGAGAATTTATTTGGCCGCTTTATAGGCAGTATCATCAATACCTTTATGGTTATTTACTTTATTGCAGCTCTTTACTCTATCATCATCGCTTATGTTGAATTGTCCCTGACATGGGGATATGAAGGAGTTGATGAATGGGTAGGTGTTTTAGTGCTATTATTAGTAACCATTTATGCTGTATCTGGCGGATTCAGAGTAATTGCAGGAACATGTTTCTTATCCTTCTTAATGACTATTTGGCTGGTATTTGTTTTTTATCAACCACTTGAATCAATAAACTTCACTAGAATTTTACCCGTCATGTCGGCAACCCCAGCACAAATAATGAAAGGAGTATTTAAAACCAGTTTTACAATGTTAGGTTTTGAAACTTTATTTTTTATTTTTCCATTTATAAAGGAGAAAAAAAAGCTGCTTTTTTTTAGTCAATTAGCAATCTGGTCTACTACACTTATTGTCTTTATAACAACTGTTATTTCGATATTATTTTTTAGTCCAAAGGAATTAGAAATACATATTTGGCCTGTCGTCAGTATGATAAGCACGGTCCATTTTCCATTTCTTGAAAGGTTTGAATTTATTGCCGTTCCATTATGGATATTGGTTATTTTTCCAAATTTATGTTTATACCTGTTCATTTCTACTAAAGGAGTAAAACAAATATTTCATTTAAAACAAAAACATGGTATATGGGTAATCTCAATAATCATTTTTATCACGAGTTTTTTTGTCACCAAAAGAGTCGACAATAACCTTTTTTTTAATCAAGTTGGTCATGTCGGCTTTTACCTATGGTTTATCTATCCGATCTTGTTATATTCCATATCAAACATTAAATCTAAACTTTTTTCACATTCTTAA
- a CDS encoding Ger(x)C family spore germination protein yields MKKWLILFCCLLCTACVPPGKILERQGISTIIGYDLLDKDTYKGSISLLQFDRKEEKTSETISAVGTTSKQIRQRLEQQTSHDITSGQLRTILFDKDISEKMGISSFLDSMQRDSSIGSLIFLAITNHTEEVIKNNNYEEYPEMGSYIYHLLEKQARNEMLINSNLNDFFSTLYEIGIDPTLPIISNKNGAAPYIERVALLKDDKMVGSISLTKTLFIKLFTNRRASLGDITLNIPIEVLEKKGIPLVEKPKGDKFKITIHPIKHRGKVKLSNEDDFYLNATIKVSTIEVQPAITLNNKKSLKKLEQLLGEELSKELGDFLEELRKLNTDPIGIGRKIKSIRRYSNLSDKDLREKYLSLKLKSTIKVEIKRTGAVD; encoded by the coding sequence ATGAAAAAATGGCTTATTCTATTTTGTTGTCTTCTCTGTACTGCATGCGTGCCCCCTGGAAAAATATTAGAAAGGCAAGGGATTTCAACTATTATTGGTTATGATTTACTTGATAAAGATACATATAAAGGCTCTATTAGCTTGTTGCAATTCGACCGTAAAGAAGAAAAAACAAGTGAAACCATTTCTGCCGTCGGTACTACAAGCAAACAAATAAGACAAAGGTTAGAACAACAAACAAGCCACGATATTACATCTGGACAATTGAGGACAATACTTTTTGATAAAGATATAAGTGAAAAGATGGGAATTTCATCCTTTTTAGATTCAATGCAACGGGACAGCAGCATTGGATCATTAATATTTTTGGCCATTACAAACCATACTGAAGAAGTCATTAAAAATAATAATTATGAAGAATACCCTGAGATGGGATCATATATTTATCATTTATTAGAAAAGCAAGCAAGGAATGAAATGTTAATAAACTCCAACCTGAATGATTTTTTCTCCACTCTATATGAAATAGGCATCGATCCTACCTTACCTATTATATCGAATAAGAATGGTGCAGCACCCTATATTGAAAGGGTGGCATTATTAAAGGATGATAAAATGGTCGGTTCTATTTCTTTGACAAAAACCTTGTTCATAAAATTGTTCACCAATCGCAGGGCTTCTTTGGGAGATATAACATTAAATATTCCTATAGAGGTTTTAGAAAAAAAGGGAATACCACTAGTCGAAAAGCCAAAAGGAGATAAATTTAAAATTACAATTCACCCAATAAAGCACCGAGGAAAAGTTAAATTATCTAACGAAGATGACTTTTATCTAAACGCAACGATTAAGGTTTCAACTATAGAAGTACAGCCTGCAATTACTCTTAACAATAAGAAATCTTTAAAAAAATTGGAGCAACTGCTTGGGGAAGAACTAAGCAAAGAATTGGGGGATTTTCTTGAGGAGTTAAGAAAATTAAATACTGATCCAATTGGCATTGGAAGAAAAATAAAAAGCATCAGAAGATATTCCAATTTAAGTGATAAAGATTTGAGGGAAAAGTATTTAAGTTTAAAGTTAAAATCAACTATTAAGGTTGAAATAAAACGAACAGGTGCTGTTGATTAG